A section of the Gemmatimonadota bacterium genome encodes:
- a CDS encoding Ldh family oxidoreductase, which produces MNDLYVLRTPPEPLADFCISAMAAAGLSKADARLTADVVVRTDMRGIFTHGTVALRRYVQLMRDGGIDVGAVPETTDDGPAWARIDAHRAVGMVASHHGMTVAMDKAASCGIGMATVRRSNHFGAASAYTVMAVENADRPMIGVAMSNTDVVMNIPGGRGAAIGNNPLSYAVPARSQPPIVLDIAMSTVAGGKVASYQARGEPLPEGWLTDAEGLPTTDPGVFTVTGALTPFSAHKGYGLALLVESLSGVLAGAGVTTDILSWSKVSDDTCDEGHTFMAIDVGAMMPLDEYYDRIDELIRRMREAPKAAGVERTYVPGEMELDSEAVSRREGVPLTRMAAENLKGLAEDTDLMDRLPFDWT; this is translated from the coding sequence GTGAACGACCTCTACGTACTGAGGACGCCGCCCGAACCGCTCGCGGACTTCTGTATCTCGGCGATGGCCGCGGCGGGACTCTCGAAGGCGGACGCCCGACTGACGGCGGATGTCGTGGTCCGCACCGACATGCGCGGGATCTTCACCCACGGCACGGTCGCACTCAGGCGTTACGTGCAGTTGATGCGCGACGGCGGCATCGACGTGGGCGCGGTGCCGGAAACCACGGACGACGGACCCGCATGGGCGCGGATCGACGCACACCGGGCCGTGGGCATGGTAGCCTCGCACCACGGTATGACTGTGGCCATGGACAAGGCCGCAAGCTGTGGGATCGGCATGGCCACGGTACGCCGGAGCAACCACTTCGGAGCGGCATCGGCCTACACGGTCATGGCGGTGGAAAATGCGGACCGGCCCATGATCGGCGTCGCCATGAGCAATACCGACGTGGTCATGAACATTCCGGGAGGACGCGGCGCGGCCATCGGAAACAATCCACTCTCCTACGCCGTTCCGGCCCGGTCCCAGCCGCCCATCGTGCTGGACATCGCCATGAGCACGGTGGCGGGGGGCAAGGTGGCCTCGTACCAGGCCCGGGGCGAACCGCTTCCGGAGGGATGGCTCACCGACGCGGAGGGCCTGCCCACGACGGATCCCGGCGTGTTCACCGTCACCGGCGCCCTGACGCCTTTCAGTGCGCACAAGGGCTACGGCCTGGCATTGCTGGTGGAATCCCTGTCCGGGGTGCTGGCCGGCGCGGGGGTCACGACGGACATCCTGTCCTGGTCCAAAGTCTCGGACGATACCTGCGACGAGGGACACACCTTCATGGCCATCGACGTGGGCGCCATGATGCCGCTGGACGAATACTACGACCGCATTGACGAACTCATCCGCCGCATGCGGGAAGCGCCGAAGGCCGCAGGGGTGGAACGTACCTACGTACCCGGGGAAATGGAACTCGACAGCGAAGCAGTTTCCCGGCGCGAGGGCGTTCCGCTCACGCGAATGGCGGCGGAGAACCTCAAGGGTCTGGCCGAAGATACGGACCTGATGGACCGGCTGCCCTTCGACTGGACGTGA
- a CDS encoding aldolase/citrate lyase family protein codes for MPNVNRAVELLRRGQPIYYGGAGELSYEKGVEASGRWEDYLVVEMEHGLFDLPSLKAFMAGLVDGGPAPTGHLTPCIIVTLPTNGTSEAVMRANAWMVKQLLALGVHGLLLCHAETPGAVRAFVEAARYPFQTRGVGAGLEVGQRGSGGQGFAARTWGLPVQEYVQRADVWPVNPDGELMLGLKIENRRALANVDESLAVPGIAFAEWGPGDMGMSFGYPDGHDPPYPPEMIAARTAVLKACKANGVAFLDGATPENVTDRIDEGVMVSGCGLEAAEIGKKHTGRDS; via the coding sequence ATGCCCAACGTAAACCGAGCCGTCGAACTGCTCAGGCGGGGCCAGCCCATTTACTATGGCGGCGCCGGCGAACTGAGCTACGAAAAGGGCGTCGAAGCCTCCGGGAGATGGGAGGACTACCTCGTCGTCGAAATGGAGCACGGCCTCTTCGACCTGCCGAGTCTCAAGGCCTTCATGGCCGGCCTGGTGGACGGCGGTCCCGCGCCTACCGGACACCTGACGCCCTGCATCATCGTCACGCTGCCCACGAACGGGACCAGCGAGGCCGTCATGCGGGCGAACGCCTGGATGGTCAAGCAGCTTCTGGCACTGGGCGTCCACGGGCTCCTGCTGTGTCACGCGGAGACACCGGGCGCCGTGCGCGCCTTCGTGGAAGCGGCCCGCTACCCCTTCCAGACCCGGGGCGTGGGCGCAGGCCTCGAAGTGGGCCAGCGCGGCTCGGGCGGCCAGGGCTTCGCCGCGCGCACCTGGGGACTCCCCGTGCAGGAATACGTACAGCGGGCTGACGTCTGGCCTGTGAACCCGGATGGAGAGCTGATGCTTGGCCTCAAGATCGAGAACCGGCGTGCCCTGGCCAACGTGGACGAGAGCCTAGCCGTGCCCGGCATCGCCTTCGCGGAGTGGGGCCCGGGCGACATGGGCATGTCCTTCGGGTATCCGGACGGTCACGATCCGCCCTACCCGCCGGAGATGATCGCCGCGCGGACCGCGGTGCTGAAGGCCTGCAAGGCCAACGGTGTCGCCTTCCTGGACGGGGCTACACCCGAAAACGTGACCGACCGAATCGACGAGGGCGTGATGGTCTCGGGCTGCGGTCTGGAGGCCGCCGAAATCGGTAAAAAACACACGGGACGCGATTCGTAG
- a CDS encoding Gfo/Idh/MocA family oxidoreductase: MPLKFAYLGLWHSHTVMHIRDAASRPDEFQLVGAYEPDPAIRNTKLGDWSSDLPDISAFESIEQALDSDAEAIICEGRVSENLNYAERALAADKHVLLEKPAGVDMARLERLHDTARRKKLHLQMAYMWRYNPAIAEMIRLCRAGALGEPFYFRGHIPKPMGYHARLVEELDRYKGSLYFEMAGHLVDIMVTFMGEPRQVDATFGQ; the protein is encoded by the coding sequence ATGCCTCTGAAATTCGCGTACCTGGGCCTGTGGCACAGTCACACCGTCATGCACATCCGCGACGCCGCGAGCCGGCCGGACGAATTCCAACTCGTCGGCGCCTACGAGCCGGATCCCGCGATCCGGAACACGAAGCTGGGAGACTGGTCATCTGACCTTCCCGACATCTCCGCCTTCGAATCGATCGAGCAGGCGTTGGACAGCGATGCGGAAGCGATCATCTGCGAGGGGCGGGTCTCGGAGAACCTGAACTACGCCGAACGGGCACTCGCGGCGGACAAGCACGTGCTGCTCGAGAAGCCGGCGGGTGTCGACATGGCTCGGCTCGAGCGGCTGCACGACACGGCGCGGCGCAAGAAACTGCACCTGCAGATGGCCTACATGTGGCGGTACAACCCGGCGATCGCCGAAATGATCCGGCTCTGCAGGGCCGGCGCGCTCGGCGAACCCTTCTACTTCAGGGGGCACATCCCGAAACCCATGGGGTACCACGCCCGACTGGTAGAGGAGCTCGACCGGTACAAGGGTTCCCTTTATTTCGAAATGGCCGGTCACCTGGTCGACATCATGGTGACGTTCATGGGTGAGCCGAGGCAAGTGGACGCCACGTTCGGGCAGTT
- a CDS encoding creatininase family protein has translation MKGPRLPYRYDHYTWVELKEKVEDQPAVILPVGSTEDHGYHMPLDVDTFLVSSVCEGAAKLIPDEVLILPALPYGFEDHHMDFPGTITVRDDHLQDFVVDITRSVAHHGFRKILIVNGHGSNATILETASRRTVIETDAHCGTLNWWSVAQSKLWEIGDSELQSHADEIETSVYRYLNDDAIQMDKAVREVKIPVSKYYWRGWIRGKGASPLRMMDQWSRISDSGVIGDATVATVEKGEELYRAASEELAGLIREFRALPIEPRVDRH, from the coding sequence ATGAAGGGTCCACGCCTGCCCTACCGCTACGATCACTACACCTGGGTCGAACTGAAGGAGAAGGTCGAGGACCAGCCTGCCGTCATCCTGCCCGTCGGGTCCACGGAGGACCACGGCTACCACATGCCCCTGGACGTGGACACCTTCCTGGTGAGCAGCGTGTGCGAAGGCGCCGCGAAGCTCATCCCGGACGAAGTGCTGATCCTGCCGGCCCTGCCCTATGGGTTCGAGGACCACCACATGGACTTCCCGGGGACGATCACGGTGCGGGACGACCACCTGCAGGACTTTGTTGTGGACATCACCCGGAGCGTGGCCCACCACGGTTTCCGCAAGATACTCATCGTCAACGGCCACGGTTCCAACGCCACTATCCTGGAGACGGCCTCGCGACGGACGGTCATCGAGACGGACGCCCACTGCGGGACGCTCAACTGGTGGAGCGTAGCCCAGTCGAAACTCTGGGAAATCGGCGACTCCGAGCTCCAGTCCCACGCCGACGAGATCGAGACCTCGGTCTACCGCTACCTCAACGACGACGCGATCCAGATGGACAAGGCGGTGCGCGAGGTGAAGATCCCCGTGTCGAAGTACTACTGGCGCGGCTGGATCCGCGGCAAGGGCGCTTCGCCCCTGCGCATGATGGACCAGTGGTCCCGGATCTCCGATTCCGGCGTCATCGGCGACGCCACCGTCGCCACCGTGGAGAAGGGCGAGGAACTCTACCGCGCGGCCTCGGAGGAACTGGCCGGCTTGATCCGTGAATTTCGCGCACTGCCCATCGAGCCCCGGGTGGACCGGCACTGA
- a CDS encoding LLM class flavin-dependent oxidoreductase: MIDYGMFLMPVHDPAKPPGQCYDEDMELLVRSEELGFSEFWVGEHHSSSYENIVMPEIFIGKALGLTSRMRLGAAPVCLPYHHPAHVAGRLAFLDHLSHGRLNICFGPGAIPTDLEMFGIRPEDSGAMVGEAIQMIMTLWTTDPPYDINGRFWQVHVGREVREDLGVGVYLKPLQKPHPPLSVPVIMRDSAGTRIAGQKGYSPFSHHMVASNVLANHWETYASGAQTAGQEPDRRKWKISRNIFVAETTKEARERARNNSLGKCLEYIMKLTDLGPGRAFWKRDLDMPDSECTLDYMMDEQVIAGDPDECVRQLHRMMEETGEFGTFIMTAHDWDDREAWINSLELFAKEVMPRFNRSLGYA, encoded by the coding sequence ATGATCGACTATGGCATGTTCCTCATGCCGGTGCACGACCCGGCCAAGCCGCCGGGACAGTGTTACGACGAAGACATGGAACTGCTGGTGCGATCGGAGGAGCTTGGTTTCAGCGAATTCTGGGTCGGCGAGCACCACTCATCGAGCTACGAGAACATCGTCATGCCCGAGATTTTCATCGGCAAGGCCCTGGGGCTTACCAGCCGCATGCGGCTCGGTGCCGCGCCCGTGTGCCTGCCCTACCACCATCCCGCCCACGTGGCCGGCCGCCTGGCCTTCCTCGATCATCTCTCCCACGGCAGGCTGAACATCTGCTTCGGTCCCGGCGCGATTCCGACCGACCTGGAGATGTTCGGGATCCGGCCCGAGGACTCCGGCGCCATGGTGGGCGAGGCGATCCAGATGATCATGACGCTATGGACCACCGATCCCCCGTACGATATAAACGGGCGGTTCTGGCAGGTGCACGTGGGCCGGGAAGTCCGGGAGGACCTGGGGGTGGGCGTTTACCTCAAACCCCTGCAGAAACCCCACCCGCCCCTGTCCGTGCCCGTGATCATGCGGGATTCGGCCGGGACCCGCATCGCGGGCCAGAAAGGCTATTCTCCCTTCAGCCACCACATGGTCGCCTCGAACGTGCTGGCGAACCACTGGGAGACCTACGCAAGCGGCGCGCAAACCGCCGGACAGGAACCGGACCGGCGCAAGTGGAAGATCTCCCGCAACATCTTCGTGGCGGAGACGACGAAGGAAGCCCGCGAAAGGGCGCGGAACAATTCCCTGGGCAAGTGCCTGGAATACATCATGAAGCTCACGGACCTGGGACCGGGGCGGGCATTCTGGAAGCGGGACCTGGACATGCCGGACTCCGAATGCACCCTGGACTACATGATGGACGAGCAGGTCATCGCCGGCGATCCCGATGAGTGCGTGCGGCAGCTGCACCGCATGATGGAGGAGACGGGCGAATTCGGCACGTTCATCATGACCGCCCACGACTGGGACGACCGGGAGGCCTGGATCAACAGCCTGGAACTGTTCGCGAAAGAAGTCATGCCGAGGTTCAACCGGTCGCTGGGTTACGCCTGA
- a CDS encoding DUF839 domain-containing protein: MSRLNRRSFIRNTAISVGALTVGGTALQGLIARRARAMSDGYAHLVAPRGEGGYGPLSPVPSQNTGETMLELPQGFSYTVFGKKGGLMSDGHPTPAAHDGMAAFAAGGMVRLLRNHEINTGKPVEAIGNRDAAYDPTAPGGVTTLIVDPTTRELVRDFVSVGGTLHNCAGGPTPWGSWITCEETTMGTDRIFSARWLQYLGGYDKDHGYCFEVPADAEESVAGEPLTGMGRFVHEAIAVDPATGIVYETEDNNPSGFFQYIPDHPGELARGGRLRMLAVKDQPGYDTRDGQTMGTSLPVTWVEIEDPDPAGAGLDEHMVYQEGADKGGAAFDRLEGCWHGNGRIFFTATTGGDEGLGQVWEYSPESDDEGVLTLLFESPDASLMAAPDNVCVSPRGGLIVCEDYRNGIQHIRGLTKDGRVFDVARDVAGIAYRGEFAGATFSPDGETLFVNMQRPGLTYAIWGPWQKGAV, translated from the coding sequence GTGTCCCGTCTGAACCGACGTTCCTTCATTCGAAACACCGCCATATCCGTTGGCGCGCTGACCGTCGGCGGCACGGCGCTGCAGGGCCTGATTGCCCGGCGCGCCCGGGCCATGTCCGACGGGTACGCCCACCTTGTCGCGCCTCGCGGAGAAGGGGGATACGGACCCCTTTCTCCCGTGCCCTCGCAAAATACGGGGGAGACCATGCTTGAACTGCCGCAGGGATTCTCCTATACGGTCTTCGGGAAGAAGGGCGGCCTCATGTCGGACGGCCATCCCACGCCGGCCGCCCACGACGGCATGGCCGCCTTCGCCGCGGGCGGGATGGTCCGGCTCCTGCGGAACCACGAGATCAACACGGGCAAACCGGTGGAAGCTATCGGCAACCGGGACGCGGCCTACGATCCCACGGCCCCCGGCGGCGTCACCACGCTGATCGTCGATCCCACAACGCGCGAACTGGTCCGCGATTTCGTCAGCGTGGGCGGGACGCTTCACAACTGCGCCGGCGGTCCCACGCCGTGGGGGTCCTGGATCACCTGTGAAGAGACCACCATGGGTACGGACCGGATCTTCAGTGCGCGTTGGCTCCAGTACCTGGGCGGGTACGACAAGGATCACGGGTACTGCTTCGAAGTGCCGGCCGATGCCGAGGAGAGCGTAGCGGGCGAACCCCTGACCGGGATGGGAAGGTTTGTCCACGAGGCCATCGCCGTCGATCCGGCAACCGGCATCGTGTACGAGACCGAAGACAACAATCCGAGCGGGTTCTTCCAGTATATCCCCGATCACCCCGGCGAGCTTGCCCGGGGAGGGCGCCTGCGCATGCTCGCGGTCAAGGATCAACCCGGATATGATACGCGCGATGGCCAGACCATGGGCACCTCCTTGCCCGTGACCTGGGTGGAGATCGAAGACCCCGATCCCGCCGGGGCCGGTCTGGACGAGCACATGGTATACCAGGAGGGAGCCGACAAGGGCGGTGCCGCCTTCGACCGCCTGGAGGGTTGCTGGCACGGCAACGGCCGCATATTCTTCACGGCGACTACCGGGGGCGACGAAGGACTCGGACAGGTGTGGGAATACAGCCCCGAAAGCGACGATGAAGGCGTGCTGACGCTCCTGTTCGAATCGCCCGACGCTTCGCTCATGGCCGCGCCGGACAACGTCTGCGTGAGTCCCCGCGGCGGCCTGATCGTGTGCGAGGACTACCGGAACGGGATACAGCACATCCGGGGCCTGACGAAGGACGGCCGCGTGTTCGACGTGGCTCGTGACGTGGCCGGCATCGCCTACCGGGGCGAATTCGCCGGAGCGACCTTCAGCCCGGACGGCGAGACGCTCTTCGTCAACATGCAGCGGCCCGGACTGACCTACGCCATCTGGGGCCCCTGGCAGAAAGGCGCGGTCTAG
- a CDS encoding nucleoside 2-deoxyribosyltransferase, with translation MTTYTVYFAGDLFDHKHLAGNELLAGAIDRRSGGRYACVVPQDLEQATGRMVDIRNQDLMQVMACDLGLFNFDGTDLDSGTVVEFMMAKMLDIPSVLLRSDFRASGDQEREGDDWNLMCSFYPRSKKVQFNAMAWYQEARRGGSPDGGPGDDAPATRRDDGQGHGSPGEGTPAAGWSDRLYDRMADAVIEALDAVRAEPSAFGGDEARINAVYAWAARFPGSGFDTLCEAGFVEKTIEEKLRKRLL, from the coding sequence ATGACGACCTACACCGTATACTTCGCCGGCGACCTCTTCGACCACAAACACCTCGCCGGAAACGAGCTCCTCGCCGGGGCCATCGATCGCCGGTCCGGGGGGCGTTACGCCTGCGTGGTGCCCCAGGACCTCGAACAGGCCACGGGCCGAATGGTCGACATACGAAATCAGGACCTCATGCAGGTCATGGCCTGCGACCTGGGCCTGTTCAACTTCGACGGGACGGACCTGGACTCGGGCACGGTGGTGGAGTTCATGATGGCCAAGATGCTCGACATCCCGTCCGTCCTCCTGAGATCGGATTTCCGGGCGTCGGGCGACCAGGAACGGGAAGGCGACGACTGGAACCTGATGTGCTCCTTCTACCCCCGGTCTAAGAAAGTCCAGTTCAACGCCATGGCGTGGTACCAGGAGGCGCGCCGGGGCGGCAGCCCAGACGGCGGCCCGGGGGACGATGCACCGGCGACGCGCAGGGACGACGGCCAGGGGCACGGCAGTCCGGGGGAAGGCACACCGGCGGCCGGCTGGTCCGACCGGCTCTACGACCGGATGGCGGACGCCGTCATCGAAGCGCTGGACGCGGTACGGGCCGAACCCTCCGCCTTCGGCGGCGACGAAGCGCGGATCAACGCCGTCTATGCATGGGCGGCGCGGTTTCCGGGCAGCGGGTTCGACACCCTGTGCGAAGCCGGATTCGTGGAGAAAACCATAGAGGAAAAACTCCGCAAAAGGCTGTTGTAA
- a CDS encoding SMR family transporter, producing MPTDLFVFVLLSAVLHATWNFVARRSSGNLTIFWWSLWISCLFLLPFVAIVASGMGPAGFTAMLEAGWFYVLATGIIHTFYFLFLARAYEHGEISLVYPIARGSGIGLTGFLGWLLLGEELTPMGVAGIGLICFGILLMGVSVFRHTRAVNRGFVSALVVGATIVSYSLVDKVGVSIVHPVVYIFGMFFLSAVFATPFVAVRHLGIRWRGFAETWKPAALIGIGSTAAYLMILFAMTVGQVGYIVALREFAVVLGAVLGFVFLKERVTALKVGSVLMIVAGLVFIKFG from the coding sequence ATGCCCACTGACCTCTTCGTCTTCGTCCTGCTGTCCGCCGTCCTGCACGCCACGTGGAATTTCGTCGCCCGGCGCAGCTCTGGGAATCTCACCATATTCTGGTGGTCCCTCTGGATCAGCTGCCTGTTCCTTCTGCCCTTCGTGGCGATCGTGGCATCCGGAATGGGTCCCGCGGGATTCACGGCCATGCTGGAAGCCGGATGGTTCTACGTGCTCGCCACGGGCATCATTCATACCTTCTACTTCCTGTTCCTGGCCCGGGCGTACGAACACGGAGAGATCTCCCTGGTCTACCCCATCGCCCGGGGATCGGGCATCGGACTCACGGGATTCCTCGGATGGCTGTTGCTGGGTGAAGAACTGACGCCGATGGGGGTGGCCGGCATCGGCCTGATCTGCTTCGGTATTCTGTTGATGGGCGTATCGGTCTTCCGACACACGAGGGCCGTCAACCGCGGGTTCGTATCCGCCCTGGTTGTGGGCGCCACGATCGTGAGCTACTCCCTCGTCGACAAGGTGGGCGTGAGTATCGTCCATCCCGTCGTATACATCTTCGGCATGTTTTTTTTGAGCGCCGTATTTGCCACGCCCTTCGTCGCGGTCCGCCACCTGGGGATCCGGTGGCGCGGATTCGCGGAGACCTGGAAGCCCGCGGCGCTGATCGGCATCGGATCCACGGCCGCCTACCTGATGATCCTCTTCGCCATGACCGTGGGGCAGGTGGGCTATATCGTCGCGTTGCGGGAATTCGCCGTGGTGCTCGGCGCGGTGCTGGGGTTCGTCTTTCTCAAGGAGCGCGTCACCGCGCTGAAGGTGGGTTCGGTGCTCATGATCGTCGCCGGACTCGTCTTCATCAAATTCGGTTGA
- a CDS encoding LLM class flavin-dependent oxidoreductase, giving the protein MNYGMFIMPFHDPVKPAAQCHDEDLELIVRCEELGFTEFWIGEHHTMKYEHIVLPEAFIGKALAMTHSIRLGTAPTCLPYHHPAHVASRLAFMDQLSHGRLNLCFGPGSVTSDLELYKIDPKLNSAMAVESAEMILQIWSQDPPYHLKGRFWEIDLEENVDHDTLIGYIHKPLQQPHPPICAPGMSMNSSTMKLAGEKGWFPISANISTSNVVADNWRVYEQAALGAGRTPDRKDWRICRSIFLADSKEDAAAKVRNNSLGRGFEYLGGLFDQGLGRKMLKRDPDMPDAECNLDYLMTEQIIHGDVDEVVRRLDLMREETGDFGTLILMGYDWDDKESWLRSMDLFVHEVMPRM; this is encoded by the coding sequence ATGAACTACGGCATGTTCATCATGCCCTTCCACGATCCGGTGAAGCCGGCGGCGCAATGCCACGACGAGGACCTTGAACTCATCGTGCGCTGCGAGGAACTGGGATTCACCGAGTTCTGGATCGGCGAGCACCATACCATGAAGTACGAGCACATCGTCCTGCCCGAGGCCTTCATCGGAAAGGCCCTGGCCATGACCCACTCCATCCGGCTCGGCACCGCGCCCACTTGCCTGCCCTATCACCATCCAGCCCACGTGGCCAGCCGGCTGGCCTTCATGGACCAGCTTTCCCACGGTCGGCTCAACCTGTGCTTCGGCCCGGGCAGCGTGACCTCCGACCTGGAACTTTACAAGATCGATCCGAAACTCAACAGCGCCATGGCCGTCGAATCGGCCGAGATGATCCTGCAGATCTGGAGCCAGGATCCGCCCTATCATCTGAAGGGCCGCTTCTGGGAGATCGACCTCGAAGAAAACGTGGATCACGACACGCTGATCGGGTATATCCACAAGCCGCTGCAGCAACCCCATCCCCCCATCTGCGCCCCTGGGATGAGCATGAACTCTTCCACCATGAAGCTGGCGGGAGAAAAGGGCTGGTTTCCCATCAGCGCCAACATTTCCACGAGTAATGTCGTCGCCGACAACTGGCGGGTGTACGAACAGGCGGCCCTGGGCGCCGGACGGACGCCCGACCGGAAGGACTGGCGCATCTGCCGCAGCATCTTCCTGGCCGACAGCAAGGAAGATGCGGCGGCGAAAGTACGCAACAATTCCCTGGGACGGGGCTTCGAATACCTCGGCGGCCTCTTCGACCAGGGTCTGGGGCGGAAGATGCTGAAGCGGGACCCGGACATGCCCGACGCGGAGTGCAACCTGGACTACCTGATGACGGAACAGATCATCCACGGCGACGTGGACGAGGTGGTCCGGCGGCTGGACCTGATGCGGGAGGAGACCGGCGATTTCGGCACGCTGATCCTCATGGGGTACGACTGGGACGACAAGGAATCCTGGCTTCGCAGCATGGACCTCTTCGTCCACGAAGTCATGCCGCGCATGTAA
- a CDS encoding aldolase/citrate lyase family protein — protein sequence MFSNEIRAFRERLAAGQLCLGPAVTFTDPAVTEALCDSADFIWIDTEHMAMNPESVTRHLMAARAGGTAALVRVPSSAIGHVKPILDAGAPGIVVPQVRSAAEVRSVVDACRYPPAGDRGFGPHRPSNYGRAFSDIDSFVDDMNRDLFVSVQIEHVEAYRELEDIAAIPGLDSLVIGPVDLSGSINTLGRLENDEVVAAMERIIDVGHEAGLSIGMGMGSQYAFGRRWSSRGVDWIQVDCDYSYLISGFERTAAGIRGDG from the coding sequence TTGTTTTCAAATGAAATCAGGGCGTTCCGGGAACGCCTCGCCGCCGGGCAACTCTGTCTTGGTCCCGCCGTGACCTTCACCGATCCGGCCGTGACCGAGGCCCTGTGCGATTCGGCCGACTTCATCTGGATCGACACCGAGCACATGGCGATGAACCCCGAGTCGGTCACGAGACACCTCATGGCCGCACGGGCGGGAGGCACTGCCGCGTTGGTCCGCGTGCCGTCGAGCGCCATCGGGCACGTCAAGCCCATCCTGGACGCCGGTGCGCCCGGGATTGTCGTGCCGCAGGTCCGCTCCGCCGCCGAAGTGCGGAGCGTGGTTGACGCCTGTCGATACCCGCCTGCGGGAGACCGGGGCTTCGGGCCGCACCGTCCGTCCAATTACGGAAGGGCCTTTTCGGATATAGATTCGTTCGTGGACGACATGAACCGGGACCTCTTCGTCTCGGTCCAGATCGAGCACGTCGAGGCCTACCGTGAACTGGAGGACATCGCGGCCATACCCGGCCTGGACAGTCTGGTCATCGGGCCCGTGGACCTCAGCGGGTCCATCAATACACTGGGGCGCCTCGAAAACGACGAGGTCGTGGCCGCCATGGAACGCATCATCGACGTAGGGCACGAAGCGGGCCTCTCCATCGGCATGGGCATGGGATCGCAGTACGCCTTCGGCCGACGCTGGAGCAGCCGGGGCGTCGACTGGATTCAGGTCGACTGCGACTACAGCTACCTGATCAGCGGTTTCGAACGGACCGCCGCCGGGATTCGCGGCGACGGCTAG